From a single Collimonas pratensis genomic region:
- the fdnG gene encoding formate dehydrogenase-N subunit alpha — protein sequence MVHMSRRQFLRTTGATLAGSSLALMGFSPAPALAEVRSYKLTRSVETRNTCPYCSVSCGILMYSLGDGAKNAKASIIHIEGDPDHPVNRGTLCPKGASLLDFVHSPSRLQFPEYRAPGSKEWKRMSWDDALSRIATLMKQDRDANFVEKTPEGLTVNRWLTTGMLAASASSNEVGYLTHKTMRSLGLLAFDNQARVUHGPTVAGLAPTFGRGAMTNHWVDIKNADVILIMGGNAAEAHPCGFKWVTEAKAHNKAKLIVVDPRFTRSASVADFYAPIRTGTDIIFLGGVIRYLLEKDQIQHEYVKNYTDFSFIVREDFTFEDGIFSGYNADKHNYSKTTWDYELGEDGFVKTDPTLAHPRCVFNLMKHHYERYTPEMVESVCGTPKDKFLKVCEMLASTASPTRAGTILYALGWTQHSIGSQIIRTGAMVQLLLGNIGIAGGGMNALRGHSNIQGLTDLGLMTNLLPGYMTLPSESEQDFGKYIAARASKPLRPNQLSYWQNYGKFHVSLMKSWWGDAATADNNWAYDYLPKLDKPYDMLQVFELMKQGKVNGYIAQGFNPLAAAPDKGKIGASLAKLKFLVVMDPLATETSEFWKNYGAFNDVDPSQIQTEVFRLPTTCFAEEDGSLVNSGRWLQWHWKGAEPPGEARSDLEIMSTLFLKMRKMYAADGGKYPDPIVKLSWPYANPESPTAEELAKEYNGRALSDLADPKDASKIVRKKNEQVAGFAELRDDGSTACGCWIFAGCWTEAGNQMARRDNSDPTGIGQTLNWAWAWPANRRILYNRASCDLNGKPFDARRKLIGWNGQKWGGVDVPDFKVDEAPAGGMGPFIMNPEGVARFFAKAGMAEGPFPVHYEPFETPVGYNPLFPKNPAATSNPGARVFPDDRAMFGKADAFPHVGTTYRLTEHFHYWTKHAHLNAIIQPEQFVEIGEDLAKEVGVVAGERVKVSSKRGHIVAVAVVTKRIKKMTIEGKPVHHVGIPIHWGFKGLTKPGYLANTLTPGVGDGNSQTPEFKSFLVKVEKA from the coding sequence ATGGTTCACATGTCGCGGCGCCAGTTCCTCAGGACCACTGGCGCTACCCTGGCGGGCTCGAGCCTGGCGCTCATGGGGTTTTCACCGGCGCCCGCGCTGGCGGAAGTCCGCAGCTACAAGCTGACGCGCAGCGTCGAAACCCGCAACACCTGCCCCTACTGCTCGGTCAGTTGCGGAATCCTGATGTACAGCCTCGGCGACGGCGCCAAGAATGCCAAAGCCAGCATCATCCATATCGAAGGCGACCCGGACCATCCGGTCAACCGCGGCACGCTCTGTCCCAAGGGCGCGTCCCTGCTGGATTTTGTGCACAGCCCCAGCCGCCTGCAGTTCCCGGAATACCGGGCGCCCGGTTCGAAAGAATGGAAGCGCATGTCGTGGGACGATGCCCTGAGCCGCATCGCTACCCTGATGAAACAGGATCGCGACGCCAATTTCGTGGAAAAGACGCCGGAGGGCCTGACCGTCAACCGCTGGCTGACCACGGGCATGCTGGCAGCCTCGGCCAGCAGCAATGAAGTCGGCTACCTGACCCATAAAACCATGCGCAGCCTCGGGCTGCTCGCGTTCGACAACCAGGCGCGTGTCTGACACGGTCCGACGGTGGCAGGTCTTGCCCCGACGTTTGGCCGTGGAGCGATGACGAATCATTGGGTCGACATCAAGAATGCGGATGTAATTCTCATCATGGGCGGCAATGCAGCCGAGGCCCATCCATGCGGTTTCAAATGGGTGACCGAAGCCAAGGCGCATAACAAGGCGAAGCTGATCGTGGTCGATCCGCGCTTCACGCGCTCGGCCTCGGTGGCGGATTTCTATGCGCCCATCCGTACCGGCACCGACATCATTTTCCTGGGCGGCGTCATCCGCTACCTGCTGGAAAAGGACCAGATCCAGCACGAGTACGTCAAGAACTACACTGACTTCAGCTTCATCGTGCGTGAAGACTTCACTTTCGAGGATGGCATTTTTTCGGGCTACAACGCGGACAAGCACAACTACAGCAAGACCACCTGGGATTATGAACTGGGCGAAGACGGTTTTGTAAAGACCGATCCGACCCTGGCGCATCCGCGTTGCGTCTTCAACCTGATGAAGCATCACTACGAGCGCTACACGCCGGAGATGGTGGAAAGCGTGTGCGGCACGCCCAAGGATAAATTCCTGAAAGTGTGCGAGATGCTGGCCTCCACCGCCTCGCCGACGCGCGCCGGCACCATCTTGTATGCGCTCGGCTGGACCCAGCACTCGATCGGTTCGCAGATCATCCGCACCGGCGCCATGGTGCAACTGCTGCTTGGCAATATCGGCATCGCCGGCGGCGGCATGAATGCCCTGCGCGGCCATTCGAATATCCAGGGCCTGACCGATCTCGGACTGATGACCAACCTGCTGCCGGGCTACATGACGCTGCCGTCGGAATCCGAACAGGATTTCGGCAAGTACATCGCCGCCCGCGCCAGCAAGCCGCTGCGTCCCAACCAGCTGAGTTACTGGCAGAACTACGGCAAATTCCACGTCAGCCTGATGAAATCCTGGTGGGGCGATGCCGCCACCGCGGACAACAACTGGGCCTACGACTACCTGCCCAAGCTGGACAAGCCCTACGACATGCTGCAGGTATTCGAGCTGATGAAGCAAGGCAAGGTCAACGGCTATATCGCGCAGGGCTTCAACCCGCTGGCGGCGGCGCCGGACAAGGGCAAGATCGGCGCCAGCCTGGCCAAGCTGAAGTTCCTGGTCGTCATGGATCCGCTCGCCACGGAGACTTCCGAGTTCTGGAAGAACTATGGCGCGTTCAACGATGTCGACCCGAGCCAGATACAGACCGAAGTGTTCCGCCTGCCCACTACCTGCTTCGCCGAAGAAGACGGTTCCCTGGTCAATTCCGGCCGCTGGCTGCAATGGCACTGGAAAGGCGCGGAACCACCGGGCGAGGCGCGCAGCGACCTGGAAATCATGTCGACCCTGTTCCTGAAAATGCGCAAGATGTATGCGGCCGATGGCGGCAAGTATCCCGATCCCATCGTCAAGCTTTCCTGGCCTTACGCCAATCCGGAAAGCCCGACCGCGGAAGAGCTGGCCAAGGAGTACAACGGCCGCGCGCTGAGCGACCTGGCCGATCCCAAAGATGCCAGCAAGATCGTACGCAAGAAAAACGAGCAGGTGGCCGGTTTTGCCGAACTCCGCGACGACGGCAGCACTGCCTGCGGCTGCTGGATCTTCGCCGGTTGCTGGACCGAAGCCGGCAACCAGATGGCGCGCCGCGACAACTCGGACCCGACCGGCATCGGCCAGACCCTCAACTGGGCCTGGGCGTGGCCGGCCAACCGCCGTATCCTGTACAACCGCGCTTCTTGCGACCTCAATGGCAAGCCGTTCGACGCCAGGCGCAAGCTGATCGGTTGGAACGGCCAAAAATGGGGCGGCGTCGACGTTCCAGATTTCAAGGTGGATGAAGCCCCTGCCGGCGGCATGGGACCGTTCATCATGAATCCGGAAGGCGTGGCACGCTTCTTTGCCAAGGCCGGCATGGCGGAGGGACCGTTCCCGGTGCACTACGAACCGTTTGAAACACCGGTCGGCTACAACCCGCTGTTTCCGAAGAATCCGGCGGCGACCAGCAATCCGGGCGCACGCGTATTCCCGGACGACCGCGCCATGTTCGGCAAGGCCGACGCCTTCCCGCACGTTGGCACCACTTATCGGCTCACCGAGCATTTCCATTACTGGACCAAGCACGCCCATCTCAACGCTATCATCCAGCCCGAGCAGTTTGTCGAAATCGGCGAGGACCTGGCGAAGGAAGTCGGGGTGGTGGCCGGTGAGCGGGTCAAGGTCAGCTCCAAGCGCGGCCACATTGTCGCTGTCGCCGTGGTGACCAAGCGCATCAAGAAAATGACGATCGAAGGCAAACCTGTGCATCACGTCGGCATCCCTATCCATTGGGGATTCAAAGGCCTGACCAAACCGGGCTATCTCGCCAACACGCTGACGCCGGGCGTGGGGGATGGCAATTCGCAAACACCGGAATTCAAGTCGTTCCTGGTCAAGGTTGAGAAAGCATAG
- the fdhE gene encoding formate dehydrogenase accessory protein FdhE encodes MQRILEPGEIEALDHNAIPRVRLPQRASLFSDRAQRLKQLAAGNPIGAYLNLMASLARAQQQALNGLRGEPDSHAREQARTNLAQTHLMPLILATDQVRSPHWQTVLDQLLEQLAKLSGLPPELTQLIERIQRTGANQRDSQAEAILRRNNELVDPASAPFYTAALQVICSDLVTRFEIRDVPLLDSPGLCPCCGSMPVASVVRMDGQSQGHRYLQCGMCAAEWHMVRIKCAYCDSTKGIAYQSIEDEQAPGAAAIKAETCDECHSWLKIFYQEKDPYLEPLADDLASLTLDLLMAETVYARRQGNPLLWQAAED; translated from the coding sequence TTGCAACGTATCCTTGAACCAGGCGAAATCGAAGCACTGGATCACAACGCGATTCCACGCGTCCGCTTACCGCAACGCGCCAGTCTTTTCAGCGACCGGGCGCAGCGCCTGAAACAGCTGGCGGCGGGCAATCCTATCGGCGCTTACCTGAACCTGATGGCATCGCTGGCGCGAGCCCAGCAGCAGGCATTGAACGGTTTGCGCGGCGAACCGGACAGCCATGCCCGCGAGCAAGCGCGCACCAACTTGGCCCAGACGCATCTGATGCCACTGATCCTGGCCACGGACCAAGTGCGCAGTCCTCACTGGCAGACAGTGCTGGATCAGTTGCTGGAACAGCTCGCCAAGCTCAGCGGCCTGCCGCCGGAACTGACGCAGCTGATAGAGCGCATCCAGCGCACCGGCGCCAACCAGCGCGACAGCCAGGCGGAAGCCATCCTGCGGCGCAATAATGAACTGGTCGATCCCGCCAGCGCACCGTTCTACACTGCTGCCTTGCAGGTGATCTGCAGCGATCTGGTGACGCGTTTCGAGATCCGCGACGTGCCCTTGCTCGACAGCCCCGGCCTGTGCCCATGCTGCGGTTCCATGCCCGTGGCCAGCGTAGTGCGGATGGATGGCCAGTCGCAGGGTCATCGCTACCTGCAATGCGGCATGTGCGCCGCCGAATGGCACATGGTGCGCATCAAGTGCGCGTATTGCGATTCCACCAAAGGGATCGCCTATCAATCCATAGAAGACGAGCAGGCGCCCGGCGCGGCAGCCATCAAAGCCGAGACCTGCGATGAATGCCACAGCTGGCTGAAGATTTTTTACCAGGAAAAAGATCCTTACCTGGAACCCTTGGCCGACGACCTGGCAAGCCTGACGCTAGACCTGCTGATGGCGGAAACCGTCTAC
- a CDS encoding formate dehydrogenase subunit gamma, giving the protein MNQPDRDTSKDKIVRYNAGERINHWLVAITFVVLALSGLALFHPSMFWLSFVLGGGPWTRILHPFIGLLMFVCFALLALRFWRHNLIEKNDIDWLKNVGDVINNREESLPPVGRYNGGQKMLFWVMIACMAGLLLSGIVIWRAWFSWLFPIFVIRLAVVLHALCGFVLIAGIVVHIYAAIWVKGTVGAMTRGTVSRAWARKHHADWYRKMTGE; this is encoded by the coding sequence ATGAACCAGCCCGACCGAGATACAAGCAAAGACAAGATCGTCCGCTACAACGCCGGTGAACGCATCAATCACTGGCTGGTCGCCATCACCTTCGTGGTGCTGGCGCTGTCCGGCCTGGCCTTGTTCCATCCTTCCATGTTCTGGCTCAGCTTTGTGCTGGGCGGCGGCCCCTGGACCCGCATCCTGCACCCCTTCATCGGGCTGCTGATGTTTGTCTGCTTTGCGCTGCTGGCGCTGCGTTTCTGGCGCCACAACCTGATCGAGAAGAATGACATCGACTGGCTGAAAAATGTCGGCGACGTCATCAACAACCGCGAAGAAAGCCTGCCGCCGGTAGGCCGCTACAACGGCGGCCAGAAAATGCTGTTCTGGGTGATGATCGCCTGCATGGCGGGCTTGCTGCTGTCCGGCATCGTCATCTGGCGTGCCTGGTTCTCCTGGCTGTTCCCGATCTTTGTGATCCGGCTTGCGGTAGTGCTGCATGCGCTGTGCGGCTTTGTCCTCATCGCCGGCATCGTGGTGCATATCTATGCCGCCATCTGGGTCAAAGGCACGGTCGGCGCCATGACGCGCGGCACGGTCAGCCGCGCCTGGGCACGCAAGCATCACGCCGACTGGTATCGTAAAATGACTGGAGAGTAA
- the fdxH gene encoding formate dehydrogenase subunit beta has translation MALQSLDIKRVSATTTPPPGVRVPVTGTVAKLIDVTKCIGCKACQTACMEWNDLRDEVGVNVGVLDNPPDMTEHSWTVMRFSEYENPDGNLEWLIRKDGCMHCEDPGCLKACPSPGAIVQYNNGIVDFHEENCIGCGYCVTGCPFDVPRISKKDNKAYKCTLCSDRIAVGQEPACVKTCPTGAIVFGTKEDMKEHAAERIVDLKERGFAQAGLYDPPGVGGTHVMYVLHHADKPSLYHGLPDNPRISPLVGLWKGVAKPLALAGIAMTALAGFFHYIKVGPNEVTEEDKAAEEEEAGASRHAALPKAPENNANDPNINAQDLPP, from the coding sequence ATGGCCCTGCAATCCCTCGATATCAAACGCGTTTCCGCCACCACCACGCCGCCGCCCGGCGTGCGGGTCCCAGTGACCGGCACCGTCGCCAAGCTGATCGATGTCACCAAATGCATAGGCTGCAAAGCCTGCCAGACCGCATGCATGGAGTGGAACGATCTGCGCGACGAGGTCGGCGTCAACGTCGGCGTGCTCGACAATCCCCCCGACATGACGGAACACTCGTGGACCGTGATGCGCTTTTCCGAGTACGAAAATCCCGACGGCAACCTGGAATGGCTGATCCGCAAGGATGGCTGCATGCACTGCGAAGATCCGGGCTGCCTCAAGGCTTGTCCGTCGCCGGGTGCGATTGTCCAGTACAACAACGGTATCGTCGATTTTCATGAAGAAAACTGCATCGGCTGCGGCTATTGCGTGACCGGTTGCCCGTTCGACGTGCCGCGCATTTCCAAGAAAGACAACAAGGCCTACAAGTGCACGCTGTGCTCGGACCGGATTGCGGTCGGCCAGGAACCGGCCTGCGTCAAGACCTGCCCGACCGGCGCCATCGTCTTCGGCACCAAGGAAGACATGAAGGAGCACGCAGCGGAACGCATCGTCGACCTCAAGGAACGCGGTTTTGCGCAAGCCGGCTTGTACGATCCGCCAGGCGTCGGAGGCACCCATGTGATGTATGTGCTGCACCATGCCGACAAGCCGTCGCTGTATCACGGCTTGCCCGACAATCCGCGCATCAGCCCGCTGGTCGGTCTGTGGAAAGGCGTCGCCAAACCGCTGGCGCTGGCCGGCATCGCCATGACCGCGCTGGCCGGCTTCTTCCACTACATCAAGGTCGGCCCGAACGAAGTCACGGAAGAAGACAAGGCGGCGGAAGAGGAAGAGGCCGGTGCATCCCGGCACGCTGCATTGCCCAAGGCGCCCGAGAACAATGCGAACGATCCCAACATCAACGCACAGGATCTGCCACCATGA